The window CAACAGCACGCGATCGAAGGCACGCACGGCGGTGACGAAATCCTCCTGCGAGCGTGCGTTCACGAGCGCGTCGATCATCGCATCCACCGCCGGATCGGCAACGCCTGCGAAATTGTATGTGCCATCGAGGTCGCGCGTGCTGGAGCCCCATCGCCCGATCTGTTCGGCGCCGGGCGACAAGGACGAGGTGTAGCGCATCAGCATCATGTCGAAATCGTAGGTGCGCTGGCGCTGCAGATATTGCGCGCTGTCGACCACGCGGATGTTGGTGCTGATGCCGAGCCGCCCGAGGGTGCGCGCCCATGCCATGGCGAGCGGCTCGCCCGACTTTCCGTTGAGCATGATCTCGAAGGAGAGCTGCTGCCCTTTCTCGTCCACTAGCCTGCGCCCGTCGAGCGTATAGCCTGCGGCCTTGAGAGCCTCGAAGCCCTGCTGCAGGAAGCCGCGATCGCGCCCGGAGCCGTCCGAAGCCGGCAATTTGTAGGTGCCGTCCATGATGGAGGGCAACACGGCGTCGGGGAAGGGCGCAAGAAGCTCGCGCTCCGCCGCACTTGCCGGCACGCCGGACGAGGACAGCTCCGATCCCGCATAGTAGCTCTGCGTGCGCACATAGGCGCCGTTGAAGAGGTTTCTGTTTGCCCATTCGAAGTCGAACAACCCGGCCAGCGCGTGGCGCAGGTCGCGATCGTCGAGCATCGCCCTGCGGGTGTTCATGACGAAACCGTACATGCCCGATGGGAACTCGACCGGAAACGTGTCCTTGATGACGCGGCCGTCATTCACGGCCGGAAAGTCGTATCCGGTGGACCAGCGCCCCGTATCGGTCTCTTCATAGATGACGCTGACGCCTTTCTTGAAACTCTCGAACATCGTGTTGTCGTCGCGGATGTAGTTGATGCGCACCTCGTCGTAATTGTCGAAGCCGCGCTTGGACGGAATGTCCTTCGCCCAATAATCGCGATTGCGCTTGAGAACGACGAGTTCGCCGGGTCGTACGCTGTCGACGACGTAGGGTCCTGAAGCGATCATCGGCTTAAGCGAGGATTTGTCGAAATTCTCCGCATCGGTTGCGTGCTTGGGCAGGATAGGCAGGCCCGCGATGAGGAGAGGGGCCTCGCGCCCCGCATCCGGCTTGAACGTGAAGCGCACGCCACGCTCGCCGACCTTTTCGATCTTGTCGGCGGCGCGGATCCAGTTCTGGTAGATCGGCCGCCCCTTTTCCAGCAACAAATCCATCGTGAAGATGACGTCGTCGGGCGTAATCGGCTCGCCGTCGGAGAACCGCGCCCGCGGGTCGAGCGTGAATTCGATGAAGCTGCGCGCGTCATCGGTCTCGACGCGTTCCGCAATCAGCGGATACAGCGTGAAGGGCTCATCGCGCGAGCGCATCAACAGCGTCTCGAAGACGTTGGAGCCCAGGAACTGGTCGAAGAGGCCTCTGGCGCCATCACCCTGGACGATGAACGGATTGAGGCTGTCGAACGAGCCCTGCAGCGCATAATCCACGCGCCCGCCTTTCGGCGCATCCGGGTTCGCATAGGGAAAATGCGTGAAGTCGGCGGGCAGCGCCGGCTCGCCGTGCATCGCGATCGCATGGCTCGGGCCATTTTGGGCAATCGCGAGAGCCGGCATGGCGAGAGCGACCATCAATGTCATCGCAAATGGCGACAGGCGCATACGATACTCCGGCACGATGGCATTCGGGGATGATTCGACTTACCCTAACATGGGCCCCGAGAGACAGGAATCCCGCGTGCCATATAGGTTGAAATTCGCCGGGAGGTCTGGATTTGCGGCCCAACGCGGTGTAACAGGCGCGCGAGAGCCATTCTGTCGCCGCATTTGCTCAGCAGTAGCGGATCAACCGCCAGCGCAGCGTCGCAGCTCAATTTGAGAGGACAACGACCCTATGAACCGCCGGAAGACCAACGCGACCCGACTTTCCATTCTGGCCGCCGGAGCCCTCGGCATCGCCGCGAGCGCCATTACCCCTGTGTCAGCGCAGCAGCAGTCGCAGCAGAGCCTGCCGGAAGGCTGGTTCAAGGCCTGCAGCAAGCAGGAAGACGTGGATATCTGCAACGTCCAGAACATCATGGTCGCAGACAGCGGCCAGCTTCTGACCGGCGTCAGCCTCATCGAGGTCAAGGGCAAGGTCAACCGCAAGGTGTTTCAGGTCACCGTGCCGACCGGCCGCATGATGCCTCCCGGCATCGGCCTCCAGATCGACGGCGGCCAGGTGCAGAAGGTGGATTACATGATCTGTCTTCCGGATCGCTGCATTGCCGAAGGCGCTCTGACCGACCAGCTCGTTGCATCCTTCAAGCGCGGCTCCGAGATCACGCTGACCTCGGTCAACTTCCAGAACCAGCCGAACCCGATCAAGGTAACGCTCGCCGGCTTCACCAATGCGTTCGACGGTGAGCCGCTCCAGCAGGCCGACATCGAGGATCGCCAGCGCCAGATCCAGGATTTCGTCAGCAAGAACACCGACGATTTCGCGCGCAAGCTCAAGGAAGAGCAGGAAAAGGCGAAGCAGGGCAACTAAGCCCACCTTCATAGGAATTGAAAAAGGCGGGCTGCGAGGCCCGCCTTTTTGTTATGCGCGATGTGTCTGGATATCTTGGACTAGTGCTGCGCGCGGCCCTTGGGCGCGTAGTGGCCATCGCTCGTTTTCTCGAAGAACTCTGCGAGTTGAGGATGCCGCACCGGTTCGCCCGAACTGTCGTCGAGCAGGTTCTGCTCGGACACATATGCCACATACTCCGTCTCGTCGTTCTCGGCGAGCAGATGATAGAATGGCTGGTCCCTGCGGGGCCGCACTTCGGCAGGGATGGCGTCGTACCATTCCTCGGTGTTCGCGAACTCGGGGTCAACGTCGAAGATGACACCTCTGAACGGGAAAAGCCGGTGCCGGACCACCTGACCAATTCGAAACTTCGCTAGTTTTGCTTCACGCATGCGCCTGTACCTTGAGCCCTATTTGGCGCATTGCAGCGCACAATTCAATCCTTCCCCAACTTGACGTCACATCACGGAACAGTTAGCCGCGAACTGTCTTCGTAGCTTTCAGCCGGTTTCGTCCAAGATTTCGAGCAAACATGGCAGACATTTTCGGGCTCGTTCTGCCCTTCTTCGGCATGATTTTCCTGGGCGCCCTGGCTGCCCGGATATCGAAGCAGCCGATCGAAGCGCTCGGCTGGATGAACATTTTCATCATCTATATTGCCCTGCCTGCGCTGTTCTTCCAGCTTCTGGCGCGCACGCCGATCGAGCAACTGACCGAATGGCGCTACATTTTCGGTGTCGTGTTTTCGACCTACATCGTCTTCACGATCATGTTCGTCGGCGCACTTGTCGTCTCGCGCGGCGCGATCGCCGAAAGCACGATCCAGGGCCTTGCCGCCGCCTATGGCAATATCGGCTATATGGGGCCAGGTCTGGCTTTGCTCGCCTTCGGGCCGGAGGCCGCGGTTCCGGTGGCGCTCATCTTCTGCTTCGAGAACATCGTCCACTTCGCTGTGGCGCCGACGATGATGGCTCTGGCGGGCGGCGAGAAGGCATCGCCCATGCAACTCGCCATCGGCGTGGTCAAGCGCATCGCGCTTCACCCGTTCATCATCGCGACCGCGATCGGCGTGGTTGCGGCATGGGCGCAATTCGAACCGCCAGCACCGATAGCGCGGCTTCTGGAGTATCTGGCGCAGGCAGCGGCGCCCTGCGCGCTCTTTGCAATGGGCGTGACCTTGGCGCTGCGTCCGCTGCAACGGATGCCGCTCGAATTGGCGCCGATCGCCGCGCTCAAGCTGATCGTTCACCCGATCCTGTGCTACGTCGTGCTCAGCGCGATCGGCAATTTTTCCGAAGTGTGGGTGTTTTCGGCCGTTCTGCTTGCCGCACTGCCAACGGCCACGAACGTGTTCGTGATCGCCCAGCAATATGGCGTCTGGGTTCAGCGGGCGTCGGCGAGCGTTCTCGTCACCACGCTTTTGTCCGTCGGCACGGTGACTGCGCTTTTGTATCTGATCAAGTCGGGCATCCTGCCGCCCGACCTATTTCCCTGACGCGGCGAACAGGCTTCCAAATCCGCTTCCGGTCCGCAGGCCTTCGCGCATGAAGAGCGCGCGAAGCGGGGGCAGCGCGCCGAGCAGGGCAAGGCCGCCTGCGCGTGCGGCCTGGACAGGCAGCATGTCGGAGAGAAGCGACCGGTTGAGCAGGTCGACCGCGGATGCGCGCGCCAGAATGTCGGGACGCCTGCTGCGGTCATAGGCGCTCAGCGCGTCGGGGGCTCCGGGGTCGCCGACATGCCGGGCCAAGATCGCATCTAGGCTTTCCAGATCGCGGATACCCAGATTGAGGCCCTGCGCGCCGATCGGCGGGAAGATGTGCGCCGCCTCACCGACCAGCGCCACGCGCCGCGCCGCGAACCGGTCGGGCAAAGCGGAACTCAAGGGATAGACCTGACGGCCGGCCTCAACCTCGATGCGGCCAAGCATCGATTGCATGCGTTCTTCGATGAGACGAGCAAGGGCGGCATCGTCCAATCCGGAAAGCTCCTTGGCTCGCTCCGGCCGCGTAACCCAGACGAGGCTCGACCGGTTGCCGGGCAGGGGAACCTGCGTGAACGGACCGTCCTCGGTGTGAAACTCGGTCGAAATATCGTCGTGAGGCCGCGTATGCGTGAACGTCAGGACCAGCGCCGCTTGCCTGCTCTCTTTCGTGCGCACCGCGATGCCGGCCGCTTCGCGCGCCGGCGACAGACGGCCGTCGGCGGCGACCGCAAGCTTCGCCGTGACTGAATCGCCATCGGACAGACGCCCCACGATCTCATGCTCGCCCGGTTCCCAATGTGCGATCATCGTCTTGCGCCACTCGACGCCGGGCGTTGAATCGACCGCGTGAGCCAGGACGTCGAGCAGGCGCGCATTCGGGATGTTGAGGCCGAACTCGTCCTCGTCGATTTCGGCCGCGCGGAAGGTCACGACGGGGCTGCGCAACAGGCGCTGCGTCGCATCCGCGATCCGCATCACCCGCAGCGGCGCGGCATGCGTTCGCACATCATCGAGCACATCGAGCCGTTCGAGGAAGTTCAGCGACGGTTTCATGAGCGCCGTCGTCCTGCGATCGGAGAGGTTCACATCGGGACCCGCCAGCAGGACGAGCAAACCGCTCCGGCCAAGCAACAGCGCGGCCATCAGACCCACGGGACCTGAACCAGCTACGATGATATCGTACTCACGCGTCATCCCGGGTCTCCTCAAGCGCCACC is drawn from Mesorhizobium sp. CAU 1732 and contains these coding sequences:
- a CDS encoding UbiH/UbiF family hydroxylase → MTREYDIIVAGSGPVGLMAALLLGRSGLLVLLAGPDVNLSDRRTTALMKPSLNFLERLDVLDDVRTHAAPLRVMRIADATQRLLRSPVVTFRAAEIDEDEFGLNIPNARLLDVLAHAVDSTPGVEWRKTMIAHWEPGEHEIVGRLSDGDSVTAKLAVAADGRLSPAREAAGIAVRTKESRQAALVLTFTHTRPHDDISTEFHTEDGPFTQVPLPGNRSSLVWVTRPERAKELSGLDDAALARLIEERMQSMLGRIEVEAGRQVYPLSSALPDRFAARRVALVGEAAHIFPPIGAQGLNLGIRDLESLDAILARHVGDPGAPDALSAYDRSRRPDILARASAVDLLNRSLLSDMLPVQAARAGGLALLGALPPLRALFMREGLRTGSGFGSLFAASGK
- a CDS encoding extracellular solute-binding protein, producing the protein MTLMVALAMPALAIAQNGPSHAIAMHGEPALPADFTHFPYANPDAPKGGRVDYALQGSFDSLNPFIVQGDGARGLFDQFLGSNVFETLLMRSRDEPFTLYPLIAERVETDDARSFIEFTLDPRARFSDGEPITPDDVIFTMDLLLEKGRPIYQNWIRAADKIEKVGERGVRFTFKPDAGREAPLLIAGLPILPKHATDAENFDKSSLKPMIASGPYVVDSVRPGELVVLKRNRDYWAKDIPSKRGFDNYDEVRINYIRDDNTMFESFKKGVSVIYEETDTGRWSTGYDFPAVNDGRVIKDTFPVEFPSGMYGFVMNTRRAMLDDRDLRHALAGLFDFEWANRNLFNGAYVRTQSYYAGSELSSSGVPASAAERELLAPFPDAVLPSIMDGTYKLPASDGSGRDRGFLQQGFEALKAAGYTLDGRRLVDEKGQQLSFEIMLNGKSGEPLAMAWARTLGRLGISTNIRVVDSAQYLQRQRTYDFDMMLMRYTSSLSPGAEQIGRWGSSTRDLDGTYNFAGVADPAVDAMIDALVNARSQEDFVTAVRAFDRVLLSGAYVVPLYHQPDKWVARWKQIQRPEETPVYGPQFPTWWNATAKGEGQ
- the hspQ gene encoding heat shock protein HspQ, which translates into the protein MREAKLAKFRIGQVVRHRLFPFRGVIFDVDPEFANTEEWYDAIPAEVRPRRDQPFYHLLAENDETEYVAYVSEQNLLDDSSGEPVRHPQLAEFFEKTSDGHYAPKGRAQH
- a CDS encoding invasion associated locus B family protein; the protein is MNRRKTNATRLSILAAGALGIAASAITPVSAQQQSQQSLPEGWFKACSKQEDVDICNVQNIMVADSGQLLTGVSLIEVKGKVNRKVFQVTVPTGRMMPPGIGLQIDGGQVQKVDYMICLPDRCIAEGALTDQLVASFKRGSEITLTSVNFQNQPNPIKVTLAGFTNAFDGEPLQQADIEDRQRQIQDFVSKNTDDFARKLKEEQEKAKQGN
- a CDS encoding AEC family transporter; protein product: MADIFGLVLPFFGMIFLGALAARISKQPIEALGWMNIFIIYIALPALFFQLLARTPIEQLTEWRYIFGVVFSTYIVFTIMFVGALVVSRGAIAESTIQGLAAAYGNIGYMGPGLALLAFGPEAAVPVALIFCFENIVHFAVAPTMMALAGGEKASPMQLAIGVVKRIALHPFIIATAIGVVAAWAQFEPPAPIARLLEYLAQAAAPCALFAMGVTLALRPLQRMPLELAPIAALKLIVHPILCYVVLSAIGNFSEVWVFSAVLLAALPTATNVFVIAQQYGVWVQRASASVLVTTLLSVGTVTALLYLIKSGILPPDLFP